A segment of the Mercurialis annua linkage group LG4, ddMerAnnu1.2, whole genome shotgun sequence genome:
ttgaataataaaaatgttttacTATTTTaggtaataaaaataaagtaatatcACATGCAAACTTAACTCCCAAGTTTGTAGGTAAGAATGACACCTATAAAGCCATGTGTCCAATCTCTACAACCCCTTTTTGTTTCCATGACACATGTATCTACATGTGTCACAACCCTTACACCCCATTTGTTTTCCTTTTTGTCTCTACgctatattttatagtatatttatttttatgattaattaattacatactattttaacggtttttaacataaataatattttctcgGAAACCAATTCCGATGcattcttatttattattttaccttaaaaagtcaaatttcatatttaacctattttacaatattttaaaattcattttaaaatattttgcatttatttACGAAAATGCTACTGCACATAAcaaatcaattttcaaatagCACGCAATCTATTTCTAACACGTAATCACATAATTCACGCAATTTGAATCGATTAAAGCCCTAAATTGTCAAATTAACTTTTCTATTCCCGGCCTAAAAGTCAACGAGACTAATCTCACCGTCCggtcttttaaaattatattcgtaaattttggggtattacagaaatGGTCCAGAGACGTCAAAAACgtcgtgggcacgacgtgcaccacaaggggtGCACGGCGTGCACCACAAGGGGTGCACGgcgtgcacaaggaagggcacgacgtgccctacttcgatcgtgacctccgggggaccttcgggagcgaaaaatagcttccgaaagcatgaaatggacatggaacttgacgttttgagctaggCTTTTGGAATGAGCATATTAAGCAAGGCTTAATTGATGAGTTGAACACCACTAATGGTATTAACAAAGTGTAAGATTGAGATTTGGTAATAGATAtcgagaaagatacgtttagaacgCGACGGCTTATGCTTTGCGCTTTTGGTCATGTTTGGTGGTTAGAATAATCGTTAGAATAGATTCTTTAAGTATacgttttaacgatagaatcctatgacAGATGTGACGGGctatcgagctacgagtatgacgaaccaaggagCTCGACAAAGATTGACGGGCCAGtctcttggagcttacgttcggatataaggaatagcggtttcagtgagttgcattttactttcgcgtattgtttataaaagttattttcatattctatgattttatacatcgcataatatatggTTTGAAGTATCGCTTATCGAATTGCTTTTATCGATTATCGTTTGCTATTATTATCGATTATAGAATCGTTTATCGAgttattatagttttgaaaccagtgtatgatccgaggaaacgcgctacctattgagcgtcaataggactgtgtgatcaccggtgagtatgtcagtctagcgtgtctagattatTATCGAGATATGGAATTATATCGAACATCGTTTATCgtatcgtatcgtatcgaagttggaatatatatatcgaattggatacgaggtttaattcggttgaactatctcgggacccgtatctagtgggtttaactcggttgaactatctcgggacccacaacttgggatttaGCGACGgtagaggtttaactcggttgaattatctcgggaccctaccaaaTGGATCgatcaaattgatatttatcGTTATAAATCGTATTGAGTATcgtgattagggtttcaatcggatttAATACTTAGAGTATTATATACTacattatgttatattttgatatcgtGTATCGATTTGTATATATGAGTTTTTATcgtatgcgatgttatgtttctaataataccgttagtaacttgcaagctcactcagtattttcccaaatactgacccctcacctttgatgtttttcaggGGACTGGAGTTGGATCAGACATACTATTCTCcttgtgccagaagtcgattggcttgcacaatgtatgaattcatttagagctgcagtagtccgtaggtgtcagtataagatttgtgaattgatttcgaacagtttattttaaatgtaaactttgacataacattttaatatctataattgtattatctaaaagagttttctgaaaacattttatatacgatattatgtttttatttgcaaaaaaaaaaaattctaatagtTTTtttggcttgctacgggtttcggagctaccactcccattccctagcgccggtctcggctcaataatttgggccGTGACAGGGCCGGACTTGtgcttataaaaaaaattaaaaaacctgCCGGGTCCGGCCTGAATCTAGCCCATGAACTGGTCTAATTCGTTCCAATGGATCTCTCTTGGTTAAGTTTATACTACtgcaattataaatttaaaatagttgaatactgatatacAAAAGTAAACACATAAACTCACAATACTGCTAAATTACTACTTAGTCATGTtgtatgtgtgacagactccctgtAATCTTGGTCTGACTGTTTGACAACTGGTCGGGTCAAACACACAATACAAACATATTAATACTCACTTTTAATATAAACATCTAGATCCGGGAACCTAGGTTTAAACTATCATCCCTAACCCACCAACTCTTTTGTTAGAAGAGACTGATCCCAGCAGACTAGACCCCCTTTTTTCTTAACTTCAGCATCATAACCAAACCAAGCAGACTCATTTAATTTAGTACATGAAAAAGtcagtaattattattttcagcacttaaaattcaacacgtaattttcaattttatcaaacgCCACCTAATATGTAACCGAaagtatttttttctaatttttagcaAGAGATGTAAAAACTAtactaattattataaaaaatgaaatatttatttcaaattttcctTAAAAGAATTACCATGTAGATcctaaattttaattgaaaatgatGCATGTAATTATAGAACGATGTGGCGAAAACCAAGAATTTCTCCTACCAGAGGAGAGGTACATTAGACCCTCTagtaattaatacacatggtggatcaaacaatataaaatatataaaagatattttaaaacatctacatttatagacctaatattaatattatattataagaaaactaactaaatacactttataatcacttaatttaaaagaaataattttatgttcaatttaaaaaataccaaTTTGATATCGAACCAAAAGTTAATCATCAAAAAGTtatattcataaagtaaaataatttttaatatttttttatactaatgaTGCTTCACTTATTTTGacttgtttatctaataacttccattgaaatttctcaaataaataaaaaagttataatttgatGATATTTTAGCTTGCATTTTATGAATTAAGATCAGTATtatctcaaataaatcatcaattgttatatatatatttttttaaaaatctctttaataattaatattcatatagaatatatattaaattttattaattattaaaggctaatcacctcaaaaactaccgacctttcatttttttcgataacaccccgaccttttaatttcgtcaatttcaccctatttcgtatttttacgtttcaatagcaccctaaagtattaaattgaactcttttcatttggataaagttcaaaataaatcattcatatttttgaaaaactctAAATATCATATGATGTTTTACATTATACGTATAAACTCTCTTCtctataacaaaaaataaattaattaataataaaaaaataaataaatccatTCGAACACCGCCGCTCTCCGTCACCACCTTCGTTCAAACGCCGCTATCTGTTaccggtcttccatggaagacgagctgcgcgtcttccatggaagaccttCCTTTGGGGAAGACGAGCTGGTCTTCCCTAAAGGAAGACCAACAACTGGTCTTCCATGGCCCGTTAAAGACCAGCAGCTATGGTGGTCTTCAACGGGAAGACCAGCAGATATGCTGGTCTTCAACGGGGAAGGCGAGAATCTCGTGTTCCCTAttgaagaccagcagatctgctggtcttcaaCGGCCGGAAAACCaacagatctgctggtcttggTTTTCCGTCCATGGAAGACTAgcagctggtcttccatggccgGAAGGAGGCCAGCTGCTGGTCCCGGAAGCGGCGGCGGGTGGTGGCGGATTCGGAAGCGGCAGCAGGTCGAGCGGAAAAGATGTAGGGaaagatattttttttgtttattgaaTTAGTGGAGAAGATGGTTTATTTGAACATATTTTAACTTAAAGGACTTGTTAAAATTTAGCCAAGTAGAAAATAGTATAAAATGATCCTTACATttggttattttataaaatgtaattcttataatcataaaatcgtctattttttttaatttagggtgctattgaaacataaaaatacgaaatagggtgcaattgacgaaattgtaagatcagggtgttattgaaaaaaaataatgaaaggtTGATAGTTTTTGAGGTGATTAgctattattaaataataaaattattaattatttaacgcggaacgaagttggttttctcaattttcgattaattattaaaattattaatgtattaaatatTAGCTATTAGATGGTCCGACTGTACGATGACATGGCATTGATGTTGGCTATAGCCTATACTAATGTTATTAATGTCCAAGTGGCAAATGCGGGACCCACTGCACGACACGCAGACAAAACCAGTGAGGgttttaatttaagccaatttgAAGCTAAAACCCTAAAAGCATCGTGGAAGAAGAACACTGTCAACAATGGAGGAGACGAAGAACATGGAGCTTCTCCAATCAGACATAGCCACCTTTGCTTCTTCTCTCGGATTATCCACTTCTGGGTTTGATGACACTGATTTTCGAAAATCAACCTCTTCcaaaaaacccaaaaaaaacaAACCAGAAATTCCCCAAAATACCCAGTTAGATAAAACCTCAAAAAACCCCAAAACTTTCAACAAAAACGAAAAGAAACCACAATTTGATCACAAACCCACTAAAAACCCACTCCCAAAGCCCCCACCTTTATCACTTAATACCAGCAATAGCAGTGCAAGATTATCTGATAAGTATAAGAATCTTCCCAAGTTACCATTGGTTAAAGCTAGTGTGTTGGGTGTGTGGCATGTGGATGCAGTGGAGTTTGAGAAGGCAGTTTTTGGTGAGGGGAAAGCTAAGTTGGAGTGTAAAATGGGTGTGGAGGAATTTGTGGAGAAGAAGAGGGAGTTGGGGGAGAGGTTGATGTGGCAGTATGGTCATGATTTTGAGCAGAGTAGAGGGCAAAGTGCTCAGATTAAGATGTTGACTGCTACTCAAAGGTCTGGTACTGCTGCTGATAAAGTTTCTGCGTTTTCGGTTATTGTTGGGGAGAATCCTGTTGCTAATTTGAGGTCACTTGATGCCCTTTTAGGTAATTTCATTTATGTTATGGATTTCATTGAAGTTATTTTTATGTGTATTGTCAACTGGCATACTGTTTCTTAGTAGTTATACTTTGTTGTTCAGTTGGATGTATGTGCTTTAGTTCTTGTTATTGCTCTAATTTGTATGAAAATATGTTGCAGGAATGGTGACATCCAAAGTCGGAAAACGCCATGCTCTCACTGGATTTGAAGCACTCAAAGAACTTTTTGTTTCAaggttgtgaatttttttggttGCTATATCAGTAATTATGGAGGGTTTACATGGAAATTTGTTAGAATCCGTTTAATTTATAATCTGTACACTCTGGCTGTTTCCTGTTAATTTAATAAGTAGATATACTATGGTGGTTGACTGTTATGTTTTCTTTGTCCTATAACCAGTTTGCTACCTGATCGGAAGCTGAAGACCCTTCTGCAGCGGCCCTTAAATAGTCTACCTGAGACCAAAGATGGTTATTCTCTTTTGCTGTTTTGGTATTGGGAGGATTGCTTGAAGCAGAGGTGTGCTACTTTCTTGTTTCCACTAACTAGTTTCTTGTGACATTCTTTTCTCTGTTCATGGCCTAAATTGACATCACTTGGtcatttcatttaaatatcCATGCACCCCTGCTGTCGGTTTAGAAAAGATGATATAAGTACGAGTGAGTATCTTGATGCCTCTTTCTAAACACAAGTTACAGCTAAAAGCAAACATAGATAAGGTGACATGTACATGGCTTAATcgatgtttgtttttgttgatggATTTGATATCTGTAGGATAATATATTACTGAGTTTAAGAATCAAATGCACCTTCAAGTGAATACCACCAGTGCCTGTTTTTCTGCATTGTCGGATGTGAATATATGGCCTCTTCCATGCACTGATTGCAATcattgttttttcatttttccaCATTCCTTTCCTAGGTTCAAACTATGGTAACATTGTTGTTGGAGAGAAAAAGAACAATCTTTTGGTATCATATCGTTAAAAAACGAGTTCTCCTTTTATAATGCAAACATGCTCAAATATTTGTCGAATTTGGAAGTAAGCATTGAAAATTCAACTAGACCTTAGATACAAccgtaaaattttaacttttttcctTTCTAAGAAGTAGTTTTAGTTctatcttaattatttttagttttgggCATTTTAACACTCTTTTTCTAGGATATAGGTCTTTTTATGCAGTAGATGGGGCATCAAAGCAATTTAACTGTCCTGTTGGCTTTGTTGATAAATTCTTCGGATGTTTTAGTCGAGGATACAATTTAATGTTCTAATTTGACCTCTACATGTCTTTAAATTGCATCTAACAAGTCACTGCTCTTTACTCAGGTATGAGAGGTTTGTTTCCGCACTTGAGGAAGCATCAAAAGATATGTTACCCATACTAAAAGACAAGGCATTGAAGGTTAGCCTTCCTGTTTATTATTCAGTGTATTTGTGCTCATAtcatatgaaattaaaattattcatgTACATTTCTTTTTTTGGAGGGTACTCATGTACATCATGAGACACACCTTCTGTTcaagtaatttaatttataacttgAAGAGTTATGGCAAACTATAGCTAGACAATACCCTCAGTTTATTCCCTTGGTGCCATTCCCAACTTATAAATACCTTTCAATGACCCTTTAAGCTTTCATCTTAAGtggtgtgcatgaaaatgaaaactaTTTCATTTAACTTATTTTACGATTGTGATCCAGACCATGTATGAGCTATTGAAAAGCAAATCAGAGCAGGAGCGCAGATTGCTTCGTGGCCTAGTTAATAAAGTAAGTCTTTGTTAGCTGTCAAATGCCTACTTATGTCCTCATTAGGGCTATTTGGAGTTATTACGTTTCCTCGAGCTAATTTGTAGTTGTGCTCTTATGTTTTGTTATTTGCAGCTTGGTGATCCCCAAACAAGGAGTGCATCCAATGCTGACTATCACATGTCAAACCTTTTGTCTGACCATCCAAATATGACGGTAAAACTTCTAATCTGACCACTTAAAATCCTCTATTTTTGTTACAATATTTATTAGCTGAGTgcctcattttcatttttttacagGCTGTGGTGATTGATGAAGTGGACACTTTTCTCTTTCGACCTCATTTGGGGCTTCGAGCAAAGGGCATAGCTGTATGTCCGATTATTCTTGTTTTTGATTGCTACCAACTAATTTGGAACAATTTGtccttttatttttggtttgattagcATTTAAATGATCTATGGTGATAATCAGATCAATTTTTTTACAGCAGTAAGGCGCAATTGATCTTTAGCCATCATGTTAAATGAGAATCATTTATACATGCTTCTTTTCCTAGTATGGCTGAAGGAGGAAGAAAGGATATCAAACAAGCAACCAGTTACattgtttttgttattttaaccTGACTATCATGTCTTGATTGATGTTGCACCATAAAGTCATTAAACCATAGATTTATTTTTCCTCTACCAGAGAGATGTTTTGAACTCTAACCAGGCACTGCTTATGGCCCTTTCTTAGTTTCCCTTTTATGCTTACAGGTGAACTTTTTGAGCCAAATCCGTCTGAGTCATAAAGGAGATGGACCGAAGGTGGCAAAGCGTTTGCTAGATGTATATTTTGCCTTGTTCAAGGTATCATTGGACTTCACTGTTTGTTGTGTTTCATTCAATGTCTTTTCAAATATCACATGTTCTCTTTACAGCAttcgtaaatttttaactttattgTTTATGCTGGTTTTAGATTTTTGAAATTCcccaaaattttaataatcgcAATGCAGGTGCTAATTTCTGAGATGGGTGGCAGTCAAAAGAAAGATAAAAGCAGTAAAGCAGACAATTTAAACACTTCTCATCCTGTCAAGGAGCATAAAATGAAGAGTTCTTCAGAATCTCATGTTGAATTGGATTCACGGATTTTTTCAGCTCTTTTAACAGTTAGTATAAACCTCCCCCTTTTAATAGGGATGTTAATATGTGCAGCAGGGTCGGATTATATTCATGATCTTAAAAACCTCCTCTTCATACCATGCTCATCTTCTCCTTTGATTACAGGGCATTAATAGAGCATTTCCTTATGTTTCAAGTACTGAAGCTGATGATATTATTGAGATCCAAACACCGCTGCTCTTCCGAATGGTAAGATCctcatttgttttaatttgggGTGTAAAAGAACTTGTAGTTTTGCAAGTATCTATTTGTCTATAGGCATCACCACTTTTTATGTGTTCTGGTCTTCGCCTGTGCAGGTTCATTCAAACAATTTCAATGTAGGGGTTCAGGCTTTGACACTTCTTGAGAAAATCTCATCAAAAAACCAGATTGTTAGCGATAGATTTTACCGTGCTTTATACTCAAAACTTCTACTCCCAGCTGCCATGAATTCTTCCAAGGTGAGTCTAGGTGGATTATGCTTTTATTTGTGACAATTTGCGTTTCCCCATGCTTAGTAATGATTTAAGCTTTTTCCAGAACCAGTTGATTGTAGAAAATTAATCTCCCAGATCTTTATCTGGTGCATCTTTCCAAGAGTTACATTTCACAAATCATTTGGTGGCATAAAACATTCAAACTAGCTTGTTCTTGGAAATATCAAAACTAGTTTCTTGTACATGTTTATGCAGCCTAATTGATCATGCAGTATGCCTAAAACAATAGATATTACTAAGGatggttttttaaattttgttttagttttaatttagatGAGTTTAGCTTTTTGATTACTGTCCTTTTTGGCTTCTTTTGTTGAATAAAGTGCATCTGCTCAGAGACAGAATGCTCTGGGGCTCAAAAGTTGTTACCTGGTATCTTATCatcactattttaatattaacttTCAACTTGAAACTCCTGTTTGGATGCCTTTCAAGGTTATTGGCCTTCAGGTTTTGCATAATTTGCACCGGTGTTGAGACCTTTATTACAATTTCTGTCCTTGTTATAATTTTTCGTACGGCATGCATAGTGTTAACTAGATATGCTCTCCTGTCGATGTCAAGGACAATCATTTATAAATTGCAATATTTTTGTGCAGAAGCGCTTACTTGTGTCTACCTTATTAATGTGTATTGTTTATATTTCAGCCAGGCTATGTCTATGGAATTCTTGGGAAAGCAATGAAAAACGATGTGAATTTGAAGCGTGTTTCGGCCTTCGCAAAGCGTCTATTGCAGGTTAGTAAATGATGAATTCAATTTACTGGGTTATTTCATTAATCAAATAGTATGACATGAAGCCCGGTTTCTTTTAGGTAGCTGAGTAGGTGTTTTCTATTTTCGACTAGATATAATAATTGTCAAAAAACGATTTCTCTGTTATGAGTTATTGTTGACCATTTTAGGTCCAACACGCACTCGCTcacatttcatattttatttggtCGCACTTCACTTTTCTTTAGTTAGTCAGAAATTTCATTCACATGACAGTTGAGATTTCATGAATATCAGGCATTCACTCTCCTGTTGAGgaacttgtattttttttctatacaCTTGATACAGAGATTGATTATTTGAACACATAACAGGTGTCTCTTCAGCAGCCACCTGAACATGCCTGTGCATGCCTATTTCTCctctctgaaattctcaaagCAAGGCCCCCTTTATGGTAATAATGGTTTCTTTGAAGCATTCAGTACACTTTATTCTCTACTTTATGGTATACTAGATATTCTCCATCTAGGAAGCACGGAAACATCAAAATAGCCAAGTTTCTGTGTGCGGAATTTTTCAGAAATCGGAACTCTAAACATTAAGACATGATTCAGAAACTTTAAAAGTAGGTTTTTGTATTTactatatttttagtaattttaataAACGTCATGAAAcgttttagaaaatttaatatttaaaataacttgaaataatttttattttttttcttattattttttcctatttaaataattttttatttgtttctataTTCTTTTGTTTTCctatttaattacaatttttttatttttccataaTCTTTTTGATTGCTTATGTTTTCCTACTtaaatactaataataatatttttttgattttaattattatgagtatattatatttttatttaaagatattatcataatttattattattattattgatatatatataatttaatataatataaattgtttCCCTGGCATTTTGTTTCCCATATTTGTAAAACATTTCATATCTTCGTGTCGTGTCGTATCATGAGTCCCGTTCCGTGCTGCTTAGTTCTTCACCTTATAAGTTTGTTCCTTCTTATCATGCAGGAACATGATTATGCAGAATGAATCGGTTGATGAAGAACTTGAACATTTTGAAGACATAGTAGAAGAAGGTGATAACAAACCTAGCACAGCAGTAAAAGCTGAAAACAAACGTGAAGTTGTCCACAGGAGTGATCAGGACAATCCAGCAAGTGATTCAGAAGGGGAAGATGATTCTGTCGCTAGCTCTGAGAATGACGATTCTGACGACGCAGAAGAtgatttatttgcaaaaaataactcaaaacaaatcaaagaactTCAAACACCATCCAATGATAATGGAAACCATCGTCAAACATCCTCTACAGGTCCTTCCCTTCCTGGAGGTTACAATCCAAGACACAGAGAGCCTTCTTACTGGTACATAAGATTTTTTCCAACAATATTTTgcatgaaatgtttgaatttttcttttgaaagaTGCTAGTGATCGATTTAAATGgagaaagaaaaatgaaattttaattgttttcttaTATACTCGTATGGAAATTACTGATAATTGGGTGGGTAACCTTGAGACTACGGGTTTAGTTTTCTATGTTTCTTCTCATAATAGAATCTGAGATCATTTTCATATAATACAATTTCTTGTTGATCAACAGTAATGCGAATTGTGTAAGCTGGTGGGAGCTGATGGTTCTTGCTTCTCATGTGCATCCATCTGTTGCTACCATGGCCGGGACCCTTCTGTCTGGGGCCAATATTGTTTACAATGGTGACCCATTGAATGATCTATCTCTTCATGCTTTTCTGGACAAGTTCATGGAGAAGAAAGCAAAGCAGACAACATGGCATGGTGGTTCTCGGATCGAACCAGCCAAGAAGGTCGGCTTAAATGTTTGAGCAAATACTTTTATTGCTTTAACTTCTTTCTCTCCTTTTCTCTGCAGAAAATAACGATTTCTGCCTATTT
Coding sequences within it:
- the LOC126677311 gene encoding protein SLOW WALKER 2, whose amino-acid sequence is MEETKNMELLQSDIATFASSLGLSTSGFDDTDFRKSTSSKKPKKNKPEIPQNTQLDKTSKNPKTFNKNEKKPQFDHKPTKNPLPKPPPLSLNTSNSSARLSDKYKNLPKLPLVKASVLGVWHVDAVEFEKAVFGEGKAKLECKMGVEEFVEKKRELGERLMWQYGHDFEQSRGQSAQIKMLTATQRSGTAADKVSAFSVIVGENPVANLRSLDALLGMVTSKVGKRHALTGFEALKELFVSSLLPDRKLKTLLQRPLNSLPETKDGYSLLLFWYWEDCLKQRYERFVSALEEASKDMLPILKDKALKTMYELLKSKSEQERRLLRGLVNKLGDPQTRSASNADYHMSNLLSDHPNMTAVVIDEVDTFLFRPHLGLRAKGIAVNFLSQIRLSHKGDGPKVAKRLLDVYFALFKVLISEMGGSQKKDKSSKADNLNTSHPVKEHKMKSSSESHVELDSRIFSALLTGINRAFPYVSSTEADDIIEIQTPLLFRMVHSNNFNVGVQALTLLEKISSKNQIVSDRFYRALYSKLLLPAAMNSSKPGYVYGILGKAMKNDVNLKRVSAFAKRLLQVSLQQPPEHACACLFLLSEILKARPPLWNMIMQNESVDEELEHFEDIVEEGDNKPSTAVKAENKREVVHRSDQDNPASDSEGEDDSVASSENDDSDDAEDDLFAKNNSKQIKELQTPSNDNGNHRQTSSTGPSLPGGYNPRHREPSYCNANCVSWWELMVLASHVHPSVATMAGTLLSGANIVYNGDPLNDLSLHAFLDKFMEKKAKQTTWHGGSRIEPAKKLDMNNHLIGPEILSLAEVDVPPEDFVFHKFYVNKMNSTKSKKKKKRKAADEEAAEELFGGRGDDEDEIDGVDESDNEEIENLLDSADVSFGADGEYDYDDLDRVANDDDDDLIGNASDVEMDLASDIDGFSNGNKSDEDAEAIEIGVMDDGSDDDYEGFNNRNRKRKSGAKAGASPFASLEDYEHLLNDESPTEKKSMTKKKPKSRKKKKSE